One stretch of Planococcus sp. PAMC 21323 DNA includes these proteins:
- a CDS encoding divergent PAP2 family protein, with amino-acid sequence MRKMNRGMITSLGAIGVAQALKIVTHKTVSGNWDWRQAFTTGGMPSSHSAGVSALAAYVAANKGARHTETALAIVFGVIVMYDAQGIRRHTGEIARLVNELEDSFVKFSGEFPSFEFVEREKDLKELLGHQPVEVAAGAAFGTVIGLVSAAIENRYREIKEKEKRSKSQLAYDGQGRRMTRSH; translated from the coding sequence ATGAGAAAAATGAACAGAGGAATGATTACTTCTTTAGGAGCAATTGGCGTGGCGCAAGCGTTGAAAATCGTGACACATAAAACCGTATCCGGTAACTGGGACTGGAGACAAGCCTTTACAACAGGAGGCATGCCAAGTTCTCACTCCGCGGGTGTGTCAGCACTAGCGGCATACGTAGCTGCTAATAAAGGCGCACGCCATACCGAAACGGCACTTGCGATTGTGTTTGGTGTCATCGTTATGTACGACGCACAAGGTATACGTCGCCATACTGGTGAAATCGCACGACTAGTCAATGAACTTGAAGACAGCTTCGTGAAATTTTCTGGAGAGTTCCCAAGCTTTGAATTTGTGGAACGCGAAAAAGATTTGAAAGAATTGCTTGGCCATCAACCTGTTGAAGTAGCTGCAGGAGCAGCTTTCGGAACGGTTATAGGATTGGTATCAGCTGCTATTGAAAACCGCTACCGTGAAATTAAAGAAAAAGAAAAGCGTTCTAAAAGTCAACTAGCTTATGATGGACAAGGTCGTCGAATGACCCGTTCGCATTAA
- the glpK gene encoding glycerol kinase GlpK, which yields MSKDYILSIDQGTTSSRAVLFNHKGEIVESGQQEFEQFFPKPGWVEHDANEIWTSVLACMAEAFRKSDISPDQVAGIGITNQRETTVVWDRHTGKPIYKAIVWQSRQTDGICNELKKQGLNDVFRDKTGLLVDAYFSGTKVKWILDNVEGAREKADNGDLMFGTIDTWLVYKLSGGKAHVTDYSNASRTLMYNIYDLEWDQELLDILTVPKSMLPEVHQSSEVYANTVDYHFFGHEVPIAGIAGDQQAALFGQACFEKGMAKNTYGTGCFMLMNTGEEGVKSDHGLLTTLAWGVDGKVEYALEGSIFVAGSAIQWLRDGLKIIKNAPESENYAMEVESTDGVYMVPAFVGLGTPYWDTDARGAVFGLTRGTTKAHFIRATLESLAYQTKDVVEVMIEDAGIELKTLRVDGGAVANDLLMQFQSDILDVPVERPVVQETTALGAAYLAGLAVGFWKDKEEIAQQWKIDKTFTRDMSTEDGEKLYDGWKQAVAATRLFKPEN from the coding sequence TTGAGTAAAGATTATATTTTATCTATCGACCAAGGTACGACAAGTTCACGTGCAGTATTGTTTAATCACAAAGGCGAAATCGTGGAATCTGGCCAGCAGGAATTTGAACAATTTTTTCCAAAGCCAGGCTGGGTAGAACATGATGCAAATGAAATCTGGACATCGGTTTTAGCGTGTATGGCAGAAGCTTTCCGCAAATCAGATATTAGCCCAGATCAAGTTGCAGGTATTGGGATTACAAACCAACGTGAAACTACCGTTGTTTGGGATCGTCACACAGGCAAGCCGATTTACAAAGCGATTGTTTGGCAATCACGTCAAACAGATGGCATTTGTAATGAATTGAAAAAACAAGGCTTGAATGATGTTTTCCGTGATAAAACAGGTTTGTTAGTGGATGCTTACTTCTCTGGAACAAAAGTGAAATGGATTCTAGATAACGTTGAAGGTGCACGCGAAAAAGCAGACAATGGCGACTTGATGTTCGGAACGATCGATACATGGTTGGTTTACAAATTGTCAGGCGGCAAAGCGCATGTAACGGATTACAGTAACGCATCGCGTACATTGATGTACAACATTTATGATTTAGAATGGGATCAGGAATTATTAGATATTTTAACTGTACCGAAGAGCATGTTGCCAGAAGTACATCAATCATCTGAAGTTTATGCAAATACCGTTGATTATCATTTCTTCGGTCACGAAGTACCAATTGCGGGTATTGCAGGTGACCAGCAAGCTGCGTTATTCGGTCAAGCTTGCTTTGAAAAAGGTATGGCGAAAAACACTTATGGAACTGGTTGCTTTATGTTGATGAACACAGGTGAAGAAGGTGTTAAATCTGACCATGGCTTGTTAACGACTTTGGCTTGGGGCGTTGACGGCAAAGTAGAATACGCACTTGAAGGTAGTATTTTCGTCGCTGGTTCAGCCATTCAATGGTTGCGTGACGGCTTGAAGATTATTAAAAATGCTCCTGAAAGTGAAAACTATGCAATGGAAGTCGAATCAACAGACGGCGTATACATGGTGCCGGCATTTGTTGGTCTTGGGACGCCTTACTGGGATACAGACGCACGTGGTGCTGTTTTCGGTCTAACACGCGGTACAACGAAAGCTCATTTCATTCGTGCAACACTTGAGTCGCTTGCATACCAGACAAAAGATGTTGTCGAGGTTATGATTGAAGATGCAGGAATTGAATTGAAGACTTTACGTGTTGATGGCGGAGCGGTTGCAAATGATTTGTTAATGCAGTTCCAAAGTGATATCCTAGATGTACCGGTAGAACGTCCAGTCGTTCAGGAAACAACAGCACTTGGTGCAGCTTACTTAGCTGGACTAGCAGTTGGATTCTGGAAAGACAAAGAAGAAATCGCTCAGCAATGGAAGATCGACAAAACATTTACACGTGATATGTCGACAGAAGACGGCGAAAAACTTTATGATGGCTGGAAACAAGCGGTAGCAGCAACACGATTATTTAAACCAGAAAACTAA
- a CDS encoding MBL fold metallo-hydrolase produces the protein MRMTKKGPVYQLTFFPLVLPISCYIIDEETELTLIDTALSFNAKQILLAIRVMDKPLTQIVITHAHMDHLGALDAIKQEWPDAVVGMSSRDARLLKGDSSALPGEPDSPIKGGVPKNIETQPERMLDEGDLIGSLRVITTPGHTPGSISLFDTRNRYLIVGDALHTHGGIAVSGTFKTLFPFSAWVTWNKKIALTSAKKIKNLNPEMLAVGHGKIIMHPMKALEVAILESEKKNDQ, from the coding sequence ATGCGCATGACAAAAAAAGGACCTGTTTATCAATTAACGTTCTTCCCACTAGTACTTCCAATCAGTTGTTACATTATCGACGAAGAAACCGAATTGACATTAATAGATACCGCACTTAGTTTTAATGCCAAACAGATTTTGTTGGCTATTCGCGTTATGGACAAACCATTAACTCAAATCGTCATCACACACGCCCATATGGACCATCTCGGTGCTCTTGACGCCATTAAGCAAGAATGGCCGGACGCTGTCGTCGGCATGTCTTCACGGGACGCACGTTTGCTCAAAGGGGACAGTAGTGCTCTACCCGGCGAACCGGATTCACCAATTAAAGGTGGAGTGCCCAAAAATATTGAAACGCAACCTGAGCGTATGCTCGATGAAGGCGACTTGATTGGTTCACTCAGAGTGATCACTACGCCCGGACATACGCCCGGTTCAATTTCGCTATTTGATACCCGCAATCGTTATCTCATTGTAGGTGATGCACTCCATACACATGGTGGCATTGCCGTATCTGGAACATTCAAAACACTTTTCCCGTTTTCAGCTTGGGTAACGTGGAATAAAAAAATAGCACTCACTAGTGCGAAAAAAATTAAAAACCTAAATCCTGAAATGTTAGCAGTCGGACATGGGAAAATCATTATGCATCCTATGAAAGCTCTCGAAGTGGCGATTTTAGAAAGCGAAAAAAAGAACGATCAATAA
- the nadA gene encoding quinolinate synthase NadA, whose translation MTLFLKELQQAEAMPGAYLQATTEELHKRAKHARAKLGNRLYILGHHYQKDEVIQYADVTGDSLQLSQIAGQQTADYIIFCGVHFMAETADILTTSEQAVILPDMRAGCSMADMANIDQTERAWSQLQELFGDTIVPLTYVNSTAAIKAFVGRNGGATVTSSNAEPMVRWALTQKQRMLFLPDQHLGRNTAVKLGIPLEQMAIWDPIKQKLEAQCPIEDVQVILWKGHCSVHMNFLPKHIDDLRQNDPDRTILVHPECTHEVVSQSDFAGSTKYIIDMIGAAEPGSKWAIGTEMNLVNRLIADYPNLDIVSLNPYMCPCLTMNRIDLPHLTWALEELVAGRVINRIQVDAKTASDAKLALDKMM comes from the coding sequence ATGACCTTATTCCTAAAAGAATTACAGCAAGCAGAAGCCATGCCTGGCGCTTACTTACAAGCGACAACTGAAGAGCTGCATAAACGCGCAAAACATGCTCGCGCGAAACTCGGGAATCGCTTATACATACTCGGTCACCATTACCAAAAAGACGAAGTTATCCAGTATGCAGATGTGACAGGAGACTCACTCCAATTGTCTCAAATTGCTGGGCAACAAACAGCAGACTATATTATTTTCTGCGGCGTTCATTTCATGGCAGAAACTGCAGATATTTTAACTACTTCTGAGCAAGCAGTTATCTTGCCCGATATGCGTGCAGGTTGCTCTATGGCAGACATGGCCAATATCGATCAAACAGAACGTGCTTGGTCACAGTTGCAAGAACTTTTCGGTGATACAATTGTGCCATTAACGTACGTCAATTCCACAGCAGCTATTAAAGCATTTGTCGGACGCAACGGCGGAGCAACTGTCACTTCTTCTAACGCCGAGCCAATGGTGCGCTGGGCGTTAACACAAAAGCAGCGCATGCTGTTTTTACCAGATCAACACCTGGGCCGCAACACCGCCGTAAAACTAGGCATTCCGCTCGAACAAATGGCCATTTGGGATCCAATCAAACAAAAGCTCGAAGCACAATGTCCAATAGAAGACGTGCAAGTAATTTTATGGAAAGGCCATTGTTCTGTGCATATGAATTTTTTACCGAAGCATATTGACGACTTAAGACAAAATGATCCTGATCGCACTATTTTAGTGCATCCAGAATGTACGCATGAAGTGGTTAGCCAATCAGATTTTGCCGGATCTACAAAATACATTATTGATATGATTGGAGCGGCTGAGCCTGGTTCCAAATGGGCGATCGGAACCGAGATGAATTTGGTAAACCGACTTATTGCAGATTATCCCAATCTCGATATCGTCTCATTAAACCCTTATATGTGCCCTTGTCTAACAATGAACCGGATTGATTTGCCACATTTAACGTGGGCTCTTGAAGAATTGGTAGCGGGACGTGTGATAAACCGCATTCAAGTCGATGCGAAAACAGCAAGCGACGCGAAATTGGCTTTAGATAAAATGATGTGA
- the nadB gene encoding L-aspartate oxidase, protein MFDVCIIGGGIAGLMLAHSLPSSLSIAVLTKEDLFSSNTALAQGGIAASIGPGDNPIDHAIDTFSASAGHADARRVEILTKQGLSIVESLLSRGLPFDANENGLPLLGREAAHSTKRILHAGGDQTGKMFLQYFLAMTEDRVKRLPYHSVLELVIKEGECVGVCVEDSQGNRSIIQAHHIVLATGGIGQLYSQTSNSLVATGDGLSLAFHAGAVLEDLEFVQFHPTVLTLHGKSHGLISEAVRGEGALLVDADGQRIMTDFHPLMELAPRDIVARVIERHWQQKGPVFLDARQILQFKSKYPSIFKNCNNLHINPEKDLIPVRPGAHFHMGGVQTDEWGATSIPRLYAIGEVASTGVHGANRLASNSLLEGLVFAKRLASKLLDTGFNFKELEIQLTQVTEEFTLPADLQLRMTQQVGILRDKDKLQKFSADFPLCGFDLQRYSSQHIKDIHRYTASCLIAKAALLRNESRGAHFRSDVSETSALWAGKTVELSLAGAAFGERILQQKEIVL, encoded by the coding sequence ATGTTTGATGTTTGTATAATTGGAGGCGGAATTGCTGGATTAATGTTGGCTCACTCTCTTCCCTCTTCTTTGTCTATCGCCGTACTCACAAAAGAAGATCTATTTTCAAGTAACACTGCTCTAGCACAAGGAGGAATTGCAGCAAGTATTGGTCCTGGAGATAATCCAATAGACCATGCAATCGATACATTTTCTGCTAGCGCTGGTCATGCAGATGCTCGTCGCGTAGAAATTTTAACAAAACAAGGATTGTCTATCGTCGAAAGCTTATTGTCTCGAGGATTACCATTTGATGCCAACGAAAATGGACTACCGCTCTTAGGTCGAGAAGCGGCACATTCAACTAAGCGAATTCTTCATGCGGGCGGCGATCAAACAGGGAAAATGTTTTTGCAGTATTTTTTAGCTATGACGGAAGACCGCGTCAAACGTCTGCCTTATCATTCTGTTCTTGAACTCGTTATAAAAGAAGGAGAATGCGTGGGAGTATGTGTAGAAGATAGCCAAGGCAATCGTTCGATCATTCAAGCACACCATATCGTATTGGCGACAGGTGGGATTGGCCAATTGTATAGCCAAACTTCCAATTCGTTAGTCGCTACAGGAGATGGCTTGTCCTTAGCCTTTCATGCTGGTGCTGTTTTAGAAGATTTGGAATTTGTTCAGTTCCATCCTACGGTCTTGACGCTCCACGGTAAATCTCACGGATTAATTTCTGAAGCTGTACGCGGTGAAGGTGCTTTACTTGTCGATGCTGATGGACAACGTATTATGACAGATTTTCACCCATTAATGGAACTAGCGCCTCGAGACATTGTTGCTCGTGTTATCGAAAGGCATTGGCAACAAAAAGGTCCAGTCTTTCTAGACGCTCGACAAATTCTGCAATTCAAATCAAAATATCCTTCGATCTTCAAAAATTGCAATAACTTACATATCAATCCAGAAAAAGATTTGATTCCTGTTAGACCTGGCGCTCATTTTCATATGGGTGGCGTTCAGACTGACGAGTGGGGAGCAACATCTATCCCTCGCCTTTATGCTATTGGCGAAGTGGCTTCAACTGGTGTCCACGGTGCAAATCGACTCGCAAGCAATTCCTTACTTGAAGGTTTGGTGTTCGCCAAACGTTTAGCGAGTAAATTACTAGATACCGGGTTTAATTTTAAAGAGTTGGAAATTCAGTTGACTCAAGTGACAGAGGAATTCACTTTGCCTGCGGATCTGCAACTTCGAATGACACAGCAAGTAGGAATTTTACGAGACAAAGACAAACTTCAAAAATTCAGTGCCGATTTCCCCCTTTGCGGATTTGATTTGCAGCGTTATTCTAGTCAGCACATTAAAGATATTCACCGGTACACTGCTAGCTGCTTGATTGCTAAAGCTGCGTTATTGAGAAATGAAAGCCGTGGTGCGCATTTTAGAAGCGACGTGTCAGAGACTTCCGCATTGTGGGCCGGTAAAACAGTTGAGTTGTCTTTAGCAGGTGCCGCATTTGGAGAACGCATATTACAACAAAAGGAGATTGTGTTATGA
- a CDS encoding threonine aldolase family protein, with protein sequence MSRSKLLDSYEQTTQQLAGHGPRNVAVLKDAFESIDGKVSSDKYGQGSVIEDFQKQMADFLGKEDAVFFPSGTMAQQIALRIWCDEKNCKKVAYHPLSHLEIHEEDGLKKLHGIQSILLADKDRVIELEDVTSMSEEVACVLLELPQREIGGQLPSYETLEAISSYCREKDIKLHLDGARILECLPYYEKTIKELCQLFDSVYLSMYKGIGGIAGAILAGERDFIAQSKIWKKRHGGDLISLYPYILSAETYFAQRKNRMGDYYTQAKELALHFNACEGIFTIPEVPVTNMFHVHFNETPEKIAPILTQAQEIMNLGVSGYLRKEKQGCSFEISIGDQYQKIPQQKVKVFFEWLEEKLKTLR encoded by the coding sequence ATGAGCCGAAGTAAATTATTGGATAGCTATGAACAAACAACTCAACAATTGGCAGGGCATGGACCAAGAAATGTAGCTGTCTTAAAAGATGCCTTCGAATCAATTGATGGTAAAGTCAGTAGTGATAAATACGGACAAGGTTCTGTGATCGAAGATTTTCAAAAACAAATGGCTGACTTTTTAGGCAAAGAAGATGCCGTTTTTTTTCCAAGTGGTACGATGGCGCAACAAATTGCTTTACGAATTTGGTGTGATGAAAAAAACTGCAAAAAAGTGGCCTATCATCCGTTAAGCCATTTGGAAATTCACGAAGAAGATGGATTGAAGAAATTACACGGCATTCAATCGATTTTATTGGCAGATAAAGATCGTGTCATCGAGTTAGAAGACGTTACTTCAATGAGTGAAGAAGTTGCGTGCGTTTTGCTGGAGTTGCCACAGCGTGAAATTGGTGGCCAGTTGCCCAGTTATGAAACACTCGAAGCCATTTCAAGTTATTGCCGAGAAAAAGATATCAAATTGCATCTAGATGGAGCACGCATTTTAGAATGTCTTCCTTATTACGAAAAAACCATTAAGGAACTATGTCAGTTATTTGATTCGGTGTATTTGTCGATGTATAAAGGAATTGGCGGTATCGCAGGGGCTATTTTAGCTGGTGAGCGTGATTTTATCGCCCAGTCGAAAATTTGGAAAAAACGTCATGGCGGCGATTTGATTTCTTTGTATCCCTATATTTTGAGTGCGGAAACGTATTTTGCGCAGCGCAAAAATCGCATGGGAGATTATTATACCCAAGCGAAAGAACTGGCTTTGCATTTTAATGCGTGTGAAGGGATTTTCACTATACCTGAAGTACCTGTCACTAATATGTTCCATGTGCATTTTAATGAAACACCTGAAAAAATTGCACCGATACTAACACAAGCTCAAGAAATAATGAATTTAGGTGTTTCTGGCTATTTGCGTAAAGAAAAGCAAGGCTGTTCGTTTGAAATTAGCATTGGCGATCAATACCAAAAAATACCTCAACAAAAAGTGAAAGTTTTTTTTGAATGGTTGGAAGAAAAGTTGAAAACCTTAAGGTAA
- the nadC gene encoding carboxylating nicotinate-nucleotide diphosphorylase → MNRLKAQEAIKNFLLEDIGDRDLSSILFSPEDWGEAVVRLKQDGVVAGLECFLWGYNLLDPAVTVEFLKRDGDWVESGEAIVRIKGPVASLLAGERVLLNLVQRMSAIATLTAKCVEILNSSHTRIVDTRKTTPGLRMFEKYAVRTGGGFNHRNGLYDAVMLKDNHIAAAGSIRQAVNGVRDQLGHITMIEVEIENLAQLQEAIEARPDIIMFDNQTPETLTEWAKLVPESIRTEASGGIGLENLAAYRHTGVDVISIGALTHSVHNLDISMNLSISHKEALYQ, encoded by the coding sequence ATGAATCGCTTAAAGGCTCAAGAAGCTATTAAGAATTTTTTATTAGAGGATATTGGAGATCGTGACTTGTCATCTATATTATTTAGTCCCGAAGATTGGGGTGAAGCAGTGGTTCGTTTAAAACAAGATGGAGTCGTCGCAGGTCTCGAATGCTTTCTATGGGGATACAATTTACTAGACCCTGCAGTGACAGTAGAATTTTTAAAAAGGGATGGAGATTGGGTAGAGTCTGGCGAAGCTATTGTCCGCATAAAGGGTCCTGTCGCATCGTTATTAGCAGGAGAACGAGTACTCTTAAATCTTGTCCAACGGATGAGCGCTATCGCAACATTGACTGCAAAATGTGTGGAAATCTTAAATTCTTCCCATACACGTATTGTTGATACCCGAAAAACCACTCCTGGACTGCGGATGTTTGAAAAATATGCGGTACGAACCGGTGGCGGATTTAATCACCGAAATGGCTTGTATGATGCCGTCATGCTAAAAGACAACCATATCGCCGCTGCTGGGTCTATTCGCCAAGCCGTCAATGGAGTGCGCGACCAGTTGGGACATATAACAATGATCGAAGTTGAAATTGAAAACTTAGCTCAATTACAAGAAGCCATCGAGGCACGCCCTGACATCATTATGTTTGACAATCAAACTCCAGAAACCTTAACTGAATGGGCAAAGCTTGTGCCCGAATCGATTCGTACTGAAGCTTCAGGTGGCATTGGATTAGAAAATTTGGCTGCATATCGTCATACAGGTGTCGACGTCATTTCTATAGGCGCATTAACTCACAGTGTTCACAATCTTGATATCAGCATGAATCTATCCATTTCACATAAGGAGGCACTTTATCAATGA
- a CDS encoding glycerol-3-phosphate responsive antiterminator, which yields MYELTGVLPVLRNMKEFERLLSSDHEFIIFLETRLSQLKQLVQVAKKADKKVILHVDLIQGLKADAYGFEYLVREVKPDGIVSTRSNVISLAKKNNLLTIQRLFLLDSQALEHNIKLINQVKPDYIEILPGIIPSVIKEVFDKTGIPVIAGGLIRTKEDIQLAYDGGAKAISTSQAELWEF from the coding sequence GTGTATGAGCTAACTGGTGTTTTACCTGTTTTACGCAATATGAAAGAATTTGAACGTTTACTAAGTAGCGATCATGAATTTATTATCTTTTTAGAAACTCGCTTATCGCAGTTAAAGCAATTGGTACAAGTTGCGAAAAAAGCTGATAAGAAAGTAATTCTGCATGTCGATTTAATTCAAGGGTTAAAAGCAGATGCTTATGGATTTGAATATTTAGTAAGAGAAGTTAAACCAGACGGAATTGTTTCGACGCGAAGCAATGTTATTTCGTTAGCTAAAAAAAATAATTTGCTGACAATTCAGCGATTGTTTCTTCTGGACAGTCAAGCATTGGAACATAATATTAAGTTGATCAACCAAGTCAAACCTGATTATATTGAGATACTGCCAGGAATTATACCGTCTGTCATTAAAGAAGTTTTCGATAAAACGGGCATACCTGTTATTGCGGGTGGATTGATCCGGACGAAAGAAGATATTCAACTTGCTTATGACGGAGGAGCTAAAGCAATTTCAACATCACAGGCAGAACTGTGGGAATTTTGA
- a CDS encoding glycerol-3-phosphate dehydrogenase/oxidase → MKFSSLNRNERYNQMKQNQLDVLVIGGGITGAGIALDATVRGMNIAVVEMQDFAAGTSSRSTKLVHGGLRYLKQFEVKMVAEVGKEREIVYENGPHVTTPEWMLLPFYKGGTFGPLSTNVGLRVYDFLAGVKKSERRKMLSKEETLRREPLLKKKGIKGGGYYVEYKTDDARLTMEVMKKAIEKGAMAMNYAKVKSFIYDNGKAVGVRVEDQIDGTIHELFAKKIVNAAGPWVDTLRDKDHSKFGKTLQLTKGIHLVFDGRRFPMKQAIYFDMPDGRMAFAIPRQGKVYVGTTDTVYKQDIAHPTMTEEDRDYVLKAVDFMFPEVGITKEDVESSWAGLRPLIHEEGKDPSEISRKDEIFISDSGLISIAGGKLTGYRKMGESIINIVAEQLQKEGGKKYPKSSTKRLPISGGEVGGSKGFKTFREDRVRQASGMGLTADAMNMLVSRYGANVDTVLHFYTKGIDEAAEAGLDPIVYAMLRYSMEYESAYKPIDFFIRRTGALFFDIHWVHAHKESVIAYMSKTLVWSEEQTEEYRTELEGLLYEATHPVKISSLSSN, encoded by the coding sequence ATGAAATTTTCAAGTTTAAACAGAAACGAACGTTATAACCAAATGAAACAAAATCAATTGGACGTTTTAGTAATTGGTGGAGGCATTACAGGTGCTGGTATTGCATTAGACGCTACGGTTCGCGGTATGAACATCGCGGTAGTCGAAATGCAAGATTTCGCAGCAGGTACAAGTAGCCGTTCAACGAAACTGGTTCACGGTGGCTTGCGTTACTTAAAGCAATTTGAAGTGAAAATGGTTGCAGAAGTAGGAAAAGAACGTGAAATCGTTTATGAAAATGGACCGCATGTAACAACTCCTGAATGGATGCTATTACCGTTTTACAAAGGTGGGACATTCGGACCGCTCAGCACAAACGTTGGTTTGCGCGTCTATGACTTTTTAGCAGGCGTTAAAAAATCAGAACGTCGGAAAATGTTAAGCAAAGAAGAAACATTGCGCCGTGAGCCTTTATTGAAGAAAAAAGGCATTAAAGGTGGCGGTTATTACGTTGAGTACAAAACGGATGATGCGCGTTTAACAATGGAAGTTATGAAAAAAGCAATCGAAAAAGGCGCTATGGCAATGAACTACGCAAAAGTGAAAAGCTTTATATATGATAATGGCAAAGCAGTGGGTGTTCGTGTAGAAGATCAAATCGATGGCACAATCCACGAACTATTTGCGAAGAAAATTGTTAACGCGGCTGGACCATGGGTAGATACATTGCGTGATAAAGACCATTCGAAATTCGGTAAAACTTTGCAGTTAACAAAAGGGATTCACTTGGTTTTTGATGGCCGTCGTTTCCCGATGAAACAAGCAATTTATTTTGATATGCCAGATGGTCGAATGGCGTTTGCTATACCGCGTCAAGGAAAAGTGTATGTTGGGACTACAGATACGGTATACAAACAAGATATCGCACATCCAACGATGACAGAAGAAGATCGTGATTATGTGTTAAAAGCGGTTGACTTTATGTTCCCAGAAGTAGGCATTACTAAAGAAGATGTTGAATCAAGCTGGGCTGGCTTGCGTCCGTTAATCCATGAAGAAGGAAAAGACCCTTCTGAAATTTCACGTAAAGACGAAATTTTCATTTCCGATTCAGGATTGATTTCAATTGCGGGTGGTAAATTGACAGGTTACCGTAAAATGGGCGAAAGCATTATCAACATAGTAGCCGAGCAACTGCAAAAAGAAGGCGGCAAAAAATATCCGAAGAGCTCAACAAAACGCTTACCAATTTCAGGTGGTGAAGTAGGCGGTTCGAAAGGCTTTAAAACGTTTAGAGAAGACCGTGTTCGACAAGCAAGTGGTATGGGGCTAACAGCTGACGCGATGAATATGCTGGTAAGTCGCTATGGTGCTAATGTTGACACAGTTCTCCATTTCTATACAAAAGGAATAGACGAAGCAGCAGAAGCTGGACTTGATCCAATCGTTTACGCGATGTTGCGTTATTCAATGGAATACGAATCAGCATACAAACCAATCGACTTCTTTATCCGTCGTACGGGTGCGTTGTTCTTTGATATTCACTGGGTACATGCACATAAGGAAAGTGTCATTGCTTATATGAGCAAAACGCTTGTGTGGAGCGAAGAACAAACAGAAGAATACCGCACTGAACTAGAAGGTTTGCTTTATGAAGCAACGCATCCAGTTAAAATATCTTCACTAAGCTCAAACTAA
- a CDS encoding MIP/aquaporin family protein, translating to MTEFLAEVIGTMILIIFGGGVVAGAVLKDSKAENGGWVLITLAWGLAVTMAVYAVGSFSGAHINPAVTLGLASVGDFPWAKVPMYIAAQILGAILGGVIVFLNYLPHWRRTEDKGAKLAVFATGPAIRRPFSNLVSEILGTAVLVMGLLFIGANDFTEGLNPLIVGLLIVAIGMSLGGTTGYAINPARDLGPRIAHALLPIPGKGSSDWSYAWVPVVGPIFGGIYGALFYKAMFTGAYDLPFWVMSVVLLLVLLGATSVELKNGHTTADTIEEKIS from the coding sequence ATGACGGAGTTTTTAGCAGAAGTAATTGGTACGATGATTTTGATTATTTTTGGTGGTGGGGTAGTTGCAGGTGCAGTATTAAAGGACTCTAAAGCAGAAAATGGCGGTTGGGTTTTGATTACGCTTGCATGGGGTCTAGCAGTTACGATGGCAGTTTACGCAGTAGGTAGTTTTTCAGGAGCACATATTAATCCAGCAGTCACTTTGGGTCTTGCTTCTGTTGGTGATTTTCCTTGGGCTAAAGTGCCAATGTATATCGCAGCACAGATTCTAGGAGCTATTCTTGGTGGAGTCATTGTCTTCTTAAACTATTTACCACATTGGAGACGGACTGAAGACAAGGGCGCAAAACTTGCAGTGTTTGCAACTGGACCAGCAATTCGTCGTCCTTTCTCCAACCTAGTTAGTGAAATTCTTGGAACAGCCGTATTAGTGATGGGCTTATTGTTCATTGGTGCTAATGATTTTACTGAAGGTTTAAACCCATTAATCGTAGGTTTGTTGATCGTCGCGATCGGGATGTCACTTGGTGGCACTACTGGATACGCAATCAACCCAGCGCGTGACCTAGGTCCGCGTATTGCACACGCATTGTTACCAATACCAGGTAAGGGAAGTTCAGATTGGTCTTATGCGTGGGTACCAGTTGTTGGTCCTATTTTCGGTGGTATTTACGGCGCATTATTTTATAAAGCAATGTTCACTGGCGCATATGATTTACCATTCTGGGTGATGAGTGTGGTCTTATTACTAGTATTATTGGGAGCGACAAGCGTAGAATTGAAAAATGGTCACACAACAGCTGATACAATTGAAGAAAAAATCTCATAA